The DNA sequence CCTAGAAGGTTCGATGAGTAGGAGTAGACGTTGCTATTGATGGGTGCCATGGGAGCGATCGCCTCATAAGCAATTGGTTGGATGATCTGCTTGCTGATAATTGGCGCCTGAATGGTTTGTGGATGGGCAGCGCTGCCGATGCGTTTGACGACCGCGTTGAAACCTTTGACGTCATCAGCAGTATAGTCGACTACTCTCACTGTACCGTCGGGTTCTGATAGAGAGTAAGAACCCTTGACTACACTGCCATCGCGTACCTCGGATTGGGCTTTATTATCTCCAGTGTGTGGATCATTAACAGCGTAGTTGAATTCATAGCGGGGAATGGACTGGAAACAAATTTACATCacagtttaatataatatctattaaaaaatatcattaaaatagtaCACGAAGAACACAACAGAAACGAGTAGCCAGCTTATTTGTTTCCGCGTACAACTCGAAAAGtcgaaattattttgtagaTTCACATACAGTTAATACGCATTGACAAACTACGAATTAAAACTAAACGATCATGCAACGAATGtgctaataattttttacaaagaaa is a window from the Melitaea cinxia chromosome 3, ilMelCinx1.1, whole genome shotgun sequence genome containing:
- the LOC123669731 gene encoding cuticle protein 7-like, whose amino-acid sequence is MNRQYFNYEIVCFIGAAVAAPSGGYEVAAIDSYSIPRYEFNYAVNDPHTGDNKAQSEVRDGSVVKGSYSLSEPDGTVRVVDYTADDVKGFNAVVKRIGSAAHPQTIQAPIISKQIIQPIAYEAIAPMAPINSNVYSYSSNLLGLEGLGGGWGLQNSWGLNSWDLGGHGYGGLKY